The window GCAGGCGGCCGGTGAGCTCTGCCACCGCCAGCGGTACACCTCGGCCGCGGCCTGTTCGGCCGTCTCGCGGTAGCGCGGGTCCCCGGTGGCCTGCCAGAGCCGGATCAGGAAGGTGCCGATGCCGGAGGCGCCGCTGCACCAGTGGGGCGCGTGGGCGGGGGCGTCGGCGCCGCGGTCCTCGACCGGCCAGGCGGCGGCGCCGTCACGGACCCGTGCGGTGGCGAGCAGCGTCTCGGCGGCGACCCGGGCGGCGTGGACGAAATCCTCCCGTTCGGCGGCGAGTCCGGCGAGGAGCAGGAAGGTCGCGACGCCGGCGACGCCGTGGGCGAAGCCGAGGTGGGTGATGCCCGCGAGTTCGGAGTCGAAGTCGGCCGGGACGGGCCACACCACACCGGAGCGGCCCTGCGCGGCGGTGGTCAGCAGGTGTTCGGCGGCGGTCACCGCGCGTCGGCGGAACTCCTTGTCGCCGGTGGTCCGCCAGAAGTGGAGCTGGGCCAGGCCTGCGCCGGCCACGCCGTGGCAGACGTCGGGGTTGGGCCACCGCAGCGGGACGGCGCGGGCCAGCTGGGCGGCGTGTGCGGCGAGGCCGTCGTCGCCGAGCAGCCGGGCCGCGTCCAGCAGCGCCCAGGCGGTGCCGGAGCGGCCGAAGTGCAGTCCGGGCAGCAGCTGTCCGCCGGCCCCGGCCCGGGCGGCGATCCACTGCGCCGCCTCGGCGACGGTGGCCCGCAGCCGCGGGTCGGCGCGGTGGGCGGCGGCCGCGGTGAGGACGGACAGGACGCCGGCGGCACCGTGCTGCACGTTCAGCGGATCGGTCCCCTCGCCGGAGGGGCCGGCGGGCCAGAGCCGTACCGGGTCCTGCGGGGTCATGGTGTCCATCAGATGGGTCAGCCCGTCGGCGAGCAGCCGTCGCGCGGTCCGGTCGTCCAGGACGGTGCCGCTCCCCGGGGCGGCCGCGGTGGCGGCGGGCAGCGCGGCGAGCGCCGCGCGGGCCTTCGCCAGGCTCCACCGCTCGTTCCGGTCCTCGGCCATGAGCCCGAGGACGAGCGGGCGGAGGTCGGTGAGGTCCGGGCGGTCGGCGAGCGCGGTGGCGAGCAGGGCGGCGGTCCGTTCGTCCCGGCCGCGGGCCGCCCCGCGGTCCGGGGCGAGCGCCGGGTCGGTACCGGTCAGCAGGTGGAACAGCACGGCGCCGAGGCTGTAGAGGTCGGACTCCGGCGCGGGGGCGGGGCCGCTCGGTGCGCCGTCGACGACCTCGGGCGCGCCGAAGCCCGGGGTGTGCAGGCGCAGGACGTGGTCCCCGGGGCGGGCGAGGGACTCCAGGTCGATCAGGCGGACCTCGCCGTCCGGGGTGACCATCAGGTTGTTGGGGTTGAAGTCGCGCAGGACCAGGCCGAGTTCGTGGACGGCCGCGACGACGTCCAGCAGTTGCCCGGCCAGGTCGAGCACCTGGGCCCGGTCGGGGCGCAGCCGCTCGGACACCCAGGCGCGCAGGGTGCGCCCGGCGACGAGCTCCTCCACGAGGTACCGGTTGCCGCCCTGGCCGAAGACCTCCACGACCTGCGGACATCGGCCGAGCGGTGCGAGCAGGGCGTGCATGGCGGCCTCGTGGTCGAGCAGGTCGCCGGCGTCGGTGCCTTCGAGGACGGCCCCGACGTGCCGGCGGGCCTCCTTGACGACGACCTCCAGGCCGGTCCGCCGGTCGGTGGCGAGGAAGACGCCGCCCTTGAAGGCGTGCCGGATCGCCTTGTGCACGACGTAGCGGTTGTTCAGCAGCACGCTCGTCCCGGGGGCGGCCGGGGGAGTTTCGGGGAGCGGGAGCGGCGAGGCGGCCCAGGCGGGCGGGGTGAACCCGGCCGTGCGCCGGTCGCGGACGAAGGTCCCGTCCGGCGCCTGCAGCATGGGTTCGACCGAACCGTCGTTGGTGAGCCGGGGGGAGCCACGGAAGGCCCCGTAGCGGTAGTGGACCGGGCTGTCCGGCCGGTACCGGCGGTCGGAGAGGATGCCCGGCCCCGGCAGGTGCGCGGTGGCCCGGTGCAGTTCCTCGGCGAGCCGGCGGAAGTGGTCGTCGTCGTCCGGGTAGACGGTGATGAACTTCCCGCCGCCGCCCCGGTCGTAGCGGGCGGAGACGAGTTCCGTCAGCCGGCCGGGTGTACCGGCGCACTTGAACGGGGCCCGGGCGGCGACGAGCACTTCGGCGGCCCGGGTCAGCACCGTCGGGGCGGAGAGCGGGGTGGCGGACACGTGCAGCTTCCAGCCCTGCCGGCGGCCGAGGCCGGCGTCGTCCGGCCGGACGTGGCACCAGAAGTCCCCGGGAGTGACGGTCCAGCCCCGCGCGCCCTGACGGCGCAGCACCGCCCCGATCAGGTCGGGGTAGAACGTGGCGTACGGATCCGCCGAGCCCTGACCCGCCGTCTGCCCCTCTGCCATCGTTCTTCCTTCGTCCGTGGAGCCCTGCCGGAGCCGGTCGGCCTCCGAGCGCATCGCTGATCCTGGCGGCGCGGGGACATCCGGTTCATGGGGGACGACCACGTATCTTCCGGCCGTGAACCCCCATGGGGCCGGTCGACGGCTCGCCGAACGGTCCCGACCCCGGGCCGGGTCCGGTGGGTCCGCCGGGGCGCGTGGTGCCGTAACGGCCCGTCGGCCGCCACGGCCGGCGGGCGGGGGCGGGTTGACGTGCCCGTTCCCGGGGCGGAGCGGGAATCGCGCGCAGGTTCGGAAACTGTCGGCCGGCGAGGCGAGGAGTGGGTTGTTCCCGTACCGGGGGGCCGGTTCCGGTCCTGCCCCGGCCCGATCGGGCTTTGAGCCGTACCCGGGGGCGGCCGAGACGCCGGCCGGGGAGCCCGGACGGGCCGGGAGATGCCCGGCCGGCGCGGTGCGCCGTCGGGCCTGCTGACGCTCCCGGCGCCCGGTCCGCGCGATGAACCGCCCGTTCGGCCCGTCCGCGCGGGGCGGGAGGCCTGGTAGCTCCGGGGGAGGAGCCCCCGACCCCCGGGTGGCGGGGCCGTCCTCGGCACCCACGAGGGGCACCGATCCTCGTGAACATGTCCAGCAGCGTCGGCTCCGCCGACCCACCGGTGCGGCCGGCCCCGATCGTCGGCTGTCGGCACACTCGAATCGGCCAACGTCGGGGGAGATCCGGCTGAGGTCCCGCCGCCGGCCGCACCGATTGCCGTACCGTGACCGGCAGCGAAGTGGAGGACCCTTTGAGCGCCCAGCCCGACCACCTTCCCGCCGCGCCGGCGGCTCCGGCGCCGCGTGCCGCCGCCCGACTGCTCGCCCGTATCCACGCCGAGCCGCCCGAGCGGGCAGCCAGGTGGCTGCCGGCGTTCGAACGGGACTGGGCCAAGGCGCTCGACGACTCGCGTCAGACCTACGACCTCTCCCCGCTGCACCACGTGGTCCGGACCTGGCGGGTCCGTCTGGACAGCGCACCGGCGGTCGACGCGTTCGTCGCCGCCGGCCCGGACGACGGGGACGGGATCGACCTCGCCGAACTCACCGGGACGGACCGGTGAGCGACCGCGTCTGGCCGGCCCGGCTGTCCCCGCAGGCGGCCAAGACCTTCGTCGACCTCCCCCCACACGCCCAGCGGACGGTCCGCGACCTGCTGGACATCGCCTCCCGAACCCCCTGGGGGTGGCCGCAGTGGGACGCCACCGACCTCGAAGGCGAAGACGTCCGCTGCGCCTCCGTCGGCCAGCTCAGCCTCGTCTACCTGGTGAACCGCCCGGCCGGGCGCCTGCACGTCATCGACATCGTCTGGCTCGGCTGACAGCCTCCGCGGATCCGGCCGACCTTCACGGCGGGGGTCGACCTTCACGGCGCCGGCGGCCCGAACGGGCCGCGCCCGACGGTCGCTTTGGACGACGGTCGGCGACGCTCCGGTCCTCCGGACGGCGACCGGCCGTGGCTCCGTGGACGGTCGGGCGGCCCAGGCCGACGGACCAGAACGACGGCATCCATCGAACCGAAGTGGCGGAACCCCTCGTTCCAAGTGTTGTAGAGGGAACGGCCGTGGAGCACCGTTCTCGACGTTCCGTCCCCCGAAGGAGCCCGCCGCCCATGGGAAATCACCGCAAACCCAGCCGTCCGAGCCGGGCCCGCCTCGCTGTCCTCACCACGGCCGTGGCCGGCGGCGCGGTGCTCGCCGCCGGGACGGCGCACGCCGAGCCGGCGCCCACCCTGGCCTCCGTCAAGGAGCAGGTGGACAGGCTCAACGGGGAGGCCGAGCAGGCCATCGAGCGTTACAACGGGTTCCAGGAGAAGCGGCAGTCGCTCCAGGCCGACGCCAACCGCATCCAGGACAAGGTCGCCCGCGGCCAGGACTCGCTCAACGAATTGCGCACCTCGCTCGGCGCGGTGGCCGGTGAGCAGTACCGCAGCAACGGCATCGGCCCGGGCGTCCAGCTGATGCTCGACTCCGACCCGGCCGGCTACCTGGAGCGCGCGGCCGTGCAGAACCAGGTCGCCGACAGCCAGGCCGCGTTGCTGAAGCAGGCCCGCGACGCGCAGCGCAAGCTCGACCAGGACCGCGCCGAGGCCACCGCGATGCTCGCCCGACTCGACGCCGCGGGCGCGTCGCTGGGCGAGGAGAAGAAGCAGATCCAGGCCAAGCTCGCCGAGGCCGAGGCCCTGCTCAACAAGCTCAGCGCCGAGGACCGGGCCAGGATCAACGCCCAGGAGAGCGCCGAGAAGGCCAAGGCCACCGCCCAGCAGGCCGCTGCGGCCGACCGCGCCGCGCGCGCCGCCGAGCGGCCCGCGCAGGGCGCCGCCACGGCACCCGCGACGCGCCCGGCCGCCGGAGCCACCCCGGCGGGAGCCGCCCCTGCCGGAACCCCCGCCGGAGCCGCTGCCGAAGCCCCTGCCGGAGCCGCCGCCGGACCCGCTCCGGCGAGCGCGGGCGGCCGGGCCGCCGACGTCGTCAAGTTCGCCACCGCCCAGCTCGGCAAGCCCTACGAGTGGAGCTCCACGGGACCGAACTCCTTCGACTGCTCAGGCCTCACCGGCGCCGCCTACCGCGCGGCCGGCGTCAAGCTCCCCCGGATATCCCAGGACCAGTGGAAGTCCGGCCCGCACGTCGCCCGGGGCGACCTCCAGCCCGGTGACCTCGTCTTCTTCTACGACGACATCCACCACGTGGGCCTCTACATCGGCGACGGCAAGATGATCCACGCTCCGCGCAAGGGGAAGAACGTCGAGGTCCTCCCGATCAGCGTGATGCCGTACATGGGCGCGGTCCGCCCGGCCTGAGCCGCGGTGGCCGGGGCGGCCGTGCCTCGGTACCGCCCCTGGCGCCACGGGCCGGCCGCCCGCGGGCAACGCCGTAGCGAGGCGCTGCCCCGGCGGGGCACCGTCGGCGTGCTCCTCGGGGAGGGGCAGCGGGGCCACGGCGAAGCCGTGTCCGCACCGACGGCAGGACCGCCGGAGGAACGGGCCCGTCCCGCAGCAACCGGCAGCCCCGTGTGGTGATCACCCGAGGAGGGCGACGCCCGCCCGGCCGTGCTTTGCGCCCGGTGGCCCGGCGACGGCGTGCCGCCGGGCCCCGTCCGGTCGAAACCCCGGCGCGCCGGGCTCGTCCACGGCCGGTCCGTCCGGGCCGGAAGCTAGGTTCGGCTCCGTGACGGGCAACGACGCGGTCCTGGCCCTGGTGGTCACCACCGCGCTGGGTTTCGACTTCACCAACGGATTCCACGACACCGGCAACGCCATGGCGACCTCGATCGTCACCGGCGCCCTACGCCCGCGCGTGGCGGTCGCCCTCTCGGCGGCGCTGAACCTGGTCGGCGCGTTCCTGTCGACCGCCGTCGCGGCGACCATCGCGAGCGGTCTGGTCGACAGCGCCGACGTGACCCTGGTGGTGGTCTTCGCGGGACTGGCCGGCAGCATCCTGTGGAACCTGACCACCTGGTACCTCGGCATCCCCTCCAGTTCCTCGCACGCGCTCATCGGCGGCGTGGTCGGGGCGACGATGGCGGCGGCCGGGGTCTCGGCCGTCAAGTGGCAGGGGTTGGTCTCCAAGGTGATCGTGCCCGCCACCCTGTCGCCGTTCATCGCCGGGACGGTCGCGGTGGTCGGCACCCACCTCGTCTACCGGCTCACCCGCGACGTCTCCCAGGGCCCGCGCGACCACGGCTTCCGGATCGGCCAGATCGGTTCGGCCTCGATGGTCTCGCTCGCCCACGGCACCAACGACGCGCAGAAGACCATGGGCGTCATCACCCTGGCCCTGATCGCCAACGGCACCCTCCAGGCCGGCGCCACCTCCCCGATCTGGGTGATCACCTCCTGCGCGATGGCCATCGCCCTGGGCACCTACCTCGGCGGCTGGCGGGTCATCCGGATGCTGGGCAAGGGACTCATCGAGATCGAGTCGCCGCAGGGCATGGCCGCCGAGTCGGCCTCGGCGGCGGTGATCCTCTCCTCCACCGACTTCGGCTACTCGCTGTCCACCACCCACGTGGCCACCGGGTCGATCCTGGGCGCCGGGGTCGGCCGCAAGGGCGCCGTGGTGCGCTGGAACACCGCCCGCCGCATGGCGGTGGCCTGGCTGCTCACCCTGCCGGCCTCCGCGACGGTCGGCGCCGCGACCTACTGGGCCGCCCACGGGATCGGCGGGACCATCGGCGTCGTAGTGATCTTCATCGTGCTGGTCCTGGCCTCAATCGCCTTCTTCGCGGCCTCCCGCCGGCCGGCCGTGGCGGTGACGCCGGAGAACGTCAACGAGGCCTGGACCGGCTCGCTGGTCCCGGCCCCGGACGCCGGCGAGGTGGCCTCGTGAACTCCTGGATCAACCTCGACGCACTGTGGGGGATCGTCGTGGTGGGCCTCGTCGCCGGAGCCGGCCTGCCGGCCCTGTTCGCCCTCGGCCTGCGCGCCCTCAACCCGTCGGCCCGCCCCGCCGGGCGGTCTGCCGTGACCGGGCCCCCGGCCGCCGTCGGACCGGTCGGCTACGCCGTGGCCGTACTCTGCTTCGCCACCGTGCTCGCCGCGATCGCCTGGGGCATCTTCGTCATCGTCAACCACAGCTGAACGGCCGTGCCGCGGGCGAGGGAGCGTCACCCCGCCGCCGGGGCCCGCGCGGTGAGGGACCAGGGGGCGGCCCACAGCGGAAGGACCTCGACGGTGGCGCGGGCGTCGCGCCGGTGCCCCTCGGCGCCGCGCCCCGGGCCGACGGCGGGACAACGGGGACGGGTGCCGGCCGGCTGACGGGCAGCCTCGGAGTTCACTGGGCTCATGCGTCGCAACCTACTCCGGGGCACTGACAGGCCCGGTGCGGGCGGATCGACGGTCCGACCGGCTACCACCTTCCGGCACGGAACGGGCGGTGATGGACCGAGTCGTGCCCCCGCCGGTTCGGACGAGCCCGGTCGTCGGAGTGGCCGGGACGGGCCGTGCACCCGGCGGCGCCCCGCAACCGTCCGGGCGAACGGTGCGCCGGGGTGGGGGTGCTGCTCGACGAGGGGGTGGCCGCCGGGGCCGGCGGCCGTCGCGCCCGCGGTGTTGTCGGTGTGCCGGGTTAGGTTGACGATCATCAGCCGGACCGGATGGGGGACGTCGTGACCGACCGTACGAGCGAGTCGATCAGCTGGGAGGAGACGCGCGCGCTCATCGCCGCGCGGATCCCGCAGGGGGTGATCGACCGGCTCCGGCCGGTGCCCGCCGGTGCGCTGCGCCATCTGCGGACCCCGTTGCGCAAGCTCCGCACCGAGCTGGTGCGCGAACTCTCGTCGGGCGACCGGGGCCGGTACTCCACCGCGTACGACCAGCTCGCCGCACTGCAGCTGGCCGGGATCCTCGCTGCCGCCACCCCGGCCGAGGCGTTGGAGTGGCTCACCTCCCGCCGCCTCCTCGACGTCACCTGGCCGCGGCCGGGCGGCGGCTCCAGCAGCCCCGACCACCACACCGTCCTGCTGACCCTGCTCGCGCCGCACCGGGACGCGGCGTTCCACCGCGAACTCGCGGGCCGGCTCGCCGCATGGCTGCCCGCACGTGGCGACGCCGCCCGGTGGCTGATCACCCAGGGCCTCGCCCTCCGGTCCGGCGCCGAGCCCCCCACCACCGACGGCTACGTGATCGGGTGGCTCCGCGAGGGCCGGCTGATGGGCTCCCACCACCGGGAGATCGGCGAGTGGCTCGCCGACCAGGGCCTGCGCGAACCGGTGCCGCACCACCACTCGCTGCTCTCCTGGCTGCGGACGCAGCCCCGGCTCGCCGAGTTCACCCGTCGAGCGTTCGAAGTCCCGGACGCCGGGGCCGAGTTCACCGAGTCCCCGTCGACCTGCGGCTGGGCCGAGTCGCTCGCCGTCGTGGCGGCCGAGGGACTGCTCGACCGCGCCGAACTGATCGACCTCTGCCTGGGCCGACTGCTGCGCGGCGACCGGCCCGGCAACCTGCGCGGATTCCTGCGGCTGTACGCGGTGCTGGCCCTCGACGCCGACGAGATCCTCGCCCGGGCCGGGGACCACGTCCGGCTGGCCGCCGACGGTGCGCCGGGCGCCGCCAAGGCCGCCCAGGCGGCGCTGGTTTCCGTGGCGGAGCGGCTGCCGGCCGAGCTGTTCGTCGAACTCACGGGCGCCGTCCTGGCCCGCCCGGAGAAGGGCCTCGCCACCGTCCAGCTGGGCCGGGTCGACGCCGCGCTGCGCCGCGACCCGGCCGGGGCCGACGGCCTGCTGCCCGCCGTCGCCGTGGCCTTCACCCATCCGCTCGCCGCGGTCCAGGAGCAGGCGCTGCGTCTCGTCGCCCGTCACCTGTCGCACGCCGCACCCGCCGTCGCCGGGGCCGTGCGCGCCGCGGCCGCCGATCTCGGACCCGCCCTGCGGCCCGACGCCCACCGCCTGCTGGAGATCCCCGCCCCGCCCGCGGAGCCGCAGTCGGACGCGCCGGTCGCGGCGGTACGAGTGGCGTGCGCCGAACTGCCCGCCGCACCCGCGGGGCCGCTCGACACCGCCGAGCGGCTGAGCGCCCTGATGGCCGACCGGGTGCCCGACCCGGGTGAGTTCGAGGTGGTGCTCGCCGCCCTGGTGGCGGAGCACCACCGTGACGCCGCCGCGCTCCGGGCCGCGCTGGCCCCGCTCGCCGCACGGCGCGCCGCGAACCCGGACCGGTTCCCGTTCATCCGTGAAGTCGGCGGAGCGCTCGCTGTTCTGCTCGACGCCCTGACGGGCCGGCCGCAAGCGCCCCGGGCGAGCCTGGCCGTGCTGCTGGGGATGCCCGCCTTCATGCGCACCCTCGGTGTGGTCACCGCGGTGCGCGTGCACGAAGCGGCGTGTTCGGCCGTGGAGGCGCCGGTGCCGCTGCTGCTCGCCACGCCCACGGCCGGCGACGGCACGATCGACCCGGCCGTGCTGCTCGACCGGCTCGCCGCGTACCGGACCGCCGGTGCCCGCCCCTCACCCGCCGACCTGGCCCAGGCGTTGCTCCGGGTGGCCCCGCCCGCGCTGCCGGCCGTCCGCGCCGCGGCCGCCGGGCTCGGCTGCGAGCTGCCGCCGGACGTCGCGCCGCCCGCACCCCGGCGGTTCCACACCCAGACCGCGAACATGCCCGAGCGGCTCAATGGCGTCGGCCGGGCCGCTGCTCCGGTCGTGCGCATCGCACCGTGTGCCCCCGAGGCCGCGCCGGCACCCGAAGGCGTCACCGGCCTCCTCCACGCCGTCCCCGACCCCGCCGAGTACGCCCGGTTCGTGGACGTGCCGTCGACGCCGGCCATCGAGCTCGTCCAGTTCGCCTGGGTGGCGCCGTGGCACCCGGAGGCCGTCGCGGCGCACGGCGTCCCGGGCGCGGTGTTCCGGGTGGACGCGCCCGGTCCCCGGGAGCCGAACCCCCTGCTGCCCCGGCTCGCGGAGGTGCCGGGCGAGTTCGGACCGGTGTGCCACCTCCTGCTCGCCTACGGGCTGACCGCGTCCCGGGCGGAGAACCGCACCGCCGCGCTGGACTTCCTGCTGGCGGCGGGCGCCCAGGGCCGGCTCCGGCCGGATCTGCTGGGCGGATGGATCGCGGCACTCTGGAGGCTGTCCGTGGCCAAGCCGAACCGGGTCCTGCCCGTCCTGGCCGAGGCCGCCCGCGCCGGTGCGGGCCGGACGACCTGGGCCGTGCTCACGGCCGTGATCACCGAGTCCGCCACCGAGCCCGGCCGGCGAGGACTGGCCGACGCGCTGGTACTCGCCGCCGAGTGCGCGGTGGCCGAGGGCATCCGTGAGGCGCTCCCGGCCCTCGACGCCCTGAGCGCCGCGGGGGCGCCGGCTCGCGTCCGGGCGGAATCGGCCCGACTGGCCGCAATCCTGACGGGGTGACGGCCGCGCGGGCTGTCGACGGCCCGGTCCAGGCGCCGGCGCGCGCCGTCGTCGTCCACCGCACCGCTTCGCGGTCCGCACCGCCCGGGTCCACCGGTGCGACCGTCATCACCGGCTGGAAGTACGCCGGCTCCGCCGGTTCGCCCACCGGGGGGCGGCCGAGGGCGACCGACCCGGCAGCTGGAGGCCGGTCCGGACCTCTGAGCACCCGGGCCACCCTTCGGCCTCCGGTGGCGCAGGCGGTGGCGGGAGGCCCCGCCGTCACCGGATCGGGTGAAGATCGACCGATCGCCGGACAGTACGGCCCGGGCCCCGGCACGCTCATGACGGCCTCGCGGAGAGCGCGGGCCGGCGGCGAGCGGAGGGGGCGGCAGTGGTGGTGGAGCAGGTCTTCGGAGGTCTCGCGCCGCCCGGGGGAGCGGCCGTGCCCCGGCCGGCCGCAGGGGAGCGCTCGGCCCCGGTGCCACGTCATGTCGCCTGTGTGATGGACGGGAACGGCCGCTGGGCGGCGCGGCGCGATCTGCCCCGCACCTCCGGTCACCGCGCGGCCGAGGCGACGGTGATCGACGTCATCGAGGCGGCCCGGGCGTCCGGCGTCCGGTGGCTCAGCCTGTACGCGTTCTCCACCGAGAACTGGAGCCGCCCCGGCGAGGAGGTCGACTACCTCCTGCACCTGGTGCGCCGGGTCGTGCGCAAGCACGCTCCGCTGTTGCACGCGCGCGGGATCCGCTGCCGCTTCCTCGGCGGCGCGGATCCTCGGATCCCGGCCGCACTGGCCCGCGACTTCGCGGACCTGACGACGCTCACCAGCCGCAACCGGGGCATGACACTGACCGTGGCGTTCGACCATGGCGGGCGCCGGGACATCGTCGAGGCCGCGCGCTCGCTGATCCGCAGCGGTGCGGCGGCCGAGACCCTCGACGAGGAGGGCTTCGCGGCCCACCTGCCGTTCCCCGACACCCCCGACGTGGACCTGGTCATCCGGACCTCCGGGGAGCAGCGCATCTCGAACTTCATGCTCTGGCAGGTCGCCTACGCCGAGTGGATCTTCCCGCCGGTGCTCTGGCCCGACTTCCGGGCGACGCACTTCCTGGAGTGCCTGAACACCTATCAGCGACGCCACCGCCGCTTCGGCGGGGTGGCGGCCGACACGAATGGAGAGGCCGGACCGTGACCCGGACGACCGACGACCACCCGGAGGGCGAGCACACCGCCCCCGGAAGCGGAGCCATCCCCACAGCCGGGGCCACTCCCACATCCGGAGCCACTCCCGGAGCCGGGTCCACCGCGCGGCCCGGACCGCTGTTCGGCCCGGGCACGCGGTTCCACCGCCTCTTCGACGACCCGTGCTGGGCCGTGGCCATGATCCGGGCGACGGTCCTGGAAGCCGCCCACCCGCAGATCGGTGCGGCCCTGGTCGACAGCTCCACCTTCCTCACCCACCCCTGGCGCCGGATGGCCAACACCCTGCGCAGCCTGCAGCGCGTGACCGGGGCGGACGAGGCGGCCCGGGACCGGGAGGTGGCCCGGCTCAACCGGATGCACGCGCGGATGAGCGGCACCGACGCGGCGAACCGGCCCTACGACGCGATGGACCCGGCGGCCCGCGCGTGGGTGGTCGCCACGATGTTCGAGAGCGCCGTCACCATGTTCCGCTGGAGCGGGCGGCCGCTCGACCAGGCCGCGATGGAGGAGCTGTACGCGCAGTTCCTGGCCTTCCAGGCGCTGCTGGGCGACTCCTCCGGCCAACTCCCCGCCTCACTGCGGGACTTCTGGCCGTACTACGACCGGGTGGTCGAGGAGGAGCTGGAGAACACCGAGGCGCTGCGCACCATCCTGTACCACCTCTTCGACCACCTTCCGGCGCCTCCCTTGCTGGAGGGCGTGCCGACGCTGTGGGCGGCCGGCCGGGCCCTCGCCGGGCCGGCGATCGGGGTGGTCACGGTGGCCTCCCTGCCGGAGACGTTCCGCAGGCGGGCCGGACTGACCGAGGTCCCCGGCGCCCAGGCCCTGAGCCAGGCCGCCTACCTGGCCCTCGGTTCGGCGCGCCTGCTGCCGGAGGGCTGGGTCACCGCCGACAACCTCCTCGACCTGATCTCCCTGTCACCCGACAGCGACGACCCCCGGGCCAGGGCGCTGGCCGCCGTGGGCGACGGGATGAAGCGGTTCGGTGCCCTGCTGCGACTGGTCACCCCGCTCCCGGACGAGCCCGGGCGGCCCGGCGCCGGGAGGCCGTCGGGGCGGTCGGCGCGGGCGGGTGCCGGGCGGCGCGGCGCCGAGGAGTTCTTCGACACCGTGCTGGACCAGACCGGGAACGGCTACCTGGACTGGCCCGACCTGGCGGCCATGGCACGGGAGCTGTCCGGCCGCCTCGACCTGGACGAGCCGGAGGAGACCAGGCTCTACGACGCCTATGCCGCCTGGTGGCGTGAGCTCCAGTCGACGCTCGACACGGACGGCGACGGCCGGGTCAGCCGGCAGGAGTACGCGGAGGCGGTCCCCTTCCTCGCCGGCCCCGCCCTGATCCGGGTCGCCGAGGTGCTGTTCGACGTGACCGATGCCGACGGCAACCAGAGCATCGACGCGGACGAGTACCGCGCGCTCTTCCGCACCGGCTTCCACCGCGAACTGCTCGACTCGAACGGGACGTACACGCGGGCCGCGTTCATCAAGGACTTCCTCGCCTTCATGGCGGGCCGTCAGCGCTCCACGGCCTACGACCCGCTGCTCGCCCAGGCGTGATCCGGCCGGGGCGGTGAGGTGGGGGACGTCGGCGGGCACGGCGGCGGCGCTCGGGGCGACCCGGTCACGCCGCCGTCACGGGAAATTCACAGCACGGGGTCTACTCGCATAGAGGGCGCCGGGGCCATCCTGGCCCGGTCCGAGGTTCAGCGCCCTCACCGGGAGACGCAGATGAAGCCCCGCACCGCAGCCACCGTCATCGCCCTGGCCCTGGCCGGGCTCGCCGTCACGGCGCCCACGGCCGGCGCCAGTGGCACCAAGGTCTCGCAGTCGACCGCCGCCGGTCAGTTCAGGAACGCCGGCATCACGTGGAGTTCCAGTGGCGGCTGTACTACCCGGTCCAACTCCACCTGCACGTCGTTCGAGCAGATCAACTCCGGCACGGTGAGCACGATCATCACCCTGAAGCAGTCCAGCGGCTGCGCCATCAACATCACGGGCGGCACCGAGGTGGGCCACGCCTCCGGAACGTACAGCCACTACAACGGCTACAAGGTCGACATCTCCCGCAACTCCTGCATCGACGCCTACGTCCAGAACTCCTTCACCTACATCGGCTACCGGGGTGACGGCTACCCGCAGTGGAAGGCCGCGTCGGGCAACCTCTACTGCAACGAGGGCAACCACTGGGACATCCTGGTCTACTGACCCCGGCCTCCGGTGGGGGCGGGCCCGGCCTGCCCCCACCGACCGGCCGGACCGCGGTGCCGCGGGAGCCCGACGAACGCGCGTCGCCGCGGTCGGGGCGACCGGCGG of the Kitasatospora sp. NBC_01246 genome contains:
- the uppS gene encoding polyprenyl diphosphate synthase — protein: MDGNGRWAARRDLPRTSGHRAAEATVIDVIEAARASGVRWLSLYAFSTENWSRPGEEVDYLLHLVRRVVRKHAPLLHARGIRCRFLGGADPRIPAALARDFADLTTLTSRNRGMTLTVAFDHGGRRDIVEAARSLIRSGAAAETLDEEGFAAHLPFPDTPDVDLVIRTSGEQRISNFMLWQVAYAEWIFPPVLWPDFRATHFLECLNTYQRRHRRFGGVAADTNGEAGP
- a CDS encoding DUF7824 domain-containing protein — encoded protein: MTDRTSESISWEETRALIAARIPQGVIDRLRPVPAGALRHLRTPLRKLRTELVRELSSGDRGRYSTAYDQLAALQLAGILAAATPAEALEWLTSRRLLDVTWPRPGGGSSSPDHHTVLLTLLAPHRDAAFHRELAGRLAAWLPARGDAARWLITQGLALRSGAEPPTTDGYVIGWLREGRLMGSHHREIGEWLADQGLREPVPHHHSLLSWLRTQPRLAEFTRRAFEVPDAGAEFTESPSTCGWAESLAVVAAEGLLDRAELIDLCLGRLLRGDRPGNLRGFLRLYAVLALDADEILARAGDHVRLAADGAPGAAKAAQAALVSVAERLPAELFVELTGAVLARPEKGLATVQLGRVDAALRRDPAGADGLLPAVAVAFTHPLAAVQEQALRLVARHLSHAAPAVAGAVRAAAADLGPALRPDAHRLLEIPAPPAEPQSDAPVAAVRVACAELPAAPAGPLDTAERLSALMADRVPDPGEFEVVLAALVAEHHRDAAALRAALAPLAARRAANPDRFPFIREVGGALAVLLDALTGRPQAPRASLAVLLGMPAFMRTLGVVTAVRVHEAACSAVEAPVPLLLATPTAGDGTIDPAVLLDRLAAYRTAGARPSPADLAQALLRVAPPALPAVRAAAAGLGCELPPDVAPPAPRRFHTQTANMPERLNGVGRAAAPVVRIAPCAPEAAPAPEGVTGLLHAVPDPAEYARFVDVPSTPAIELVQFAWVAPWHPEAVAAHGVPGAVFRVDAPGPREPNPLLPRLAEVPGEFGPVCHLLLAYGLTASRAENRTAALDFLLAAGAQGRLRPDLLGGWIAALWRLSVAKPNRVLPVLAEAARAGAGRTTWAVLTAVITESATEPGRRGLADALVLAAECAVAEGIREALPALDALSAAGAPARVRAESARLAAILTG
- a CDS encoding oxygenase MpaB family protein — translated: MFGPGTRFHRLFDDPCWAVAMIRATVLEAAHPQIGAALVDSSTFLTHPWRRMANTLRSLQRVTGADEAARDREVARLNRMHARMSGTDAANRPYDAMDPAARAWVVATMFESAVTMFRWSGRPLDQAAMEELYAQFLAFQALLGDSSGQLPASLRDFWPYYDRVVEEELENTEALRTILYHLFDHLPAPPLLEGVPTLWAAGRALAGPAIGVVTVASLPETFRRRAGLTEVPGAQALSQAAYLALGSARLLPEGWVTADNLLDLISLSPDSDDPRARALAAVGDGMKRFGALLRLVTPLPDEPGRPGAGRPSGRSARAGAGRRGAEEFFDTVLDQTGNGYLDWPDLAAMARELSGRLDLDEPEETRLYDAYAAWWRELQSTLDTDGDGRVSRQEYAEAVPFLAGPALIRVAEVLFDVTDADGNQSIDADEYRALFRTGFHRELLDSNGTYTRAAFIKDFLAFMAGRQRSTAYDPLLAQA